From a single Lolium rigidum isolate FL_2022 chromosome 7, APGP_CSIRO_Lrig_0.1, whole genome shotgun sequence genomic region:
- the LOC124677043 gene encoding universal stress protein YxiE-like — protein sequence MAETKEAAAAAGPVEEGRSKTVVVVGVDDSDHSYSALEWAVRHVATAGVATELVVVHAKQAASSVVTMGGAAVAGDMVRYVEEDLRKRADEVVEKARSLCVANSVEGVVEVIDGEPRHVICNAVEKHGADLLVVGSHGYGAIKRAFLGSVSDYCAHHAHCSVMIVKQPKPKK from the exons ATGGCGGAGACCAAGgaagccgcggcggcggcgggtccggtggaggaggggaggagcaagacggtggtggtggtcggcgtgGACGATAGCGACCACAGCTACAGCGCGCTTGAGTGGGCCGTGAGGCACGTGGCGACAGCCGGAGTGGCGACGGAGCTCGTCGTCGTCCACGCCAAGCAGGCCGCGTCATCCGTCGTCACCATGGGCGGCGCCG CCGTTGCCGGAGACATGGTGAGGTATGTGGAGGAGGACCTGCGGAAGAGGGCCGATGAAGTCGTCGAGAAGGCGCGCAGCCTCTGCGTCGCCAACTCG GTGGAGGGTGTCGTGGAGGTGATCGATGGGGAGCCGAGGCACGTCATCTGCAACGCGGTCGAGAAGCACGGCGCCGATCTGCTCGTCGTCGGCAGCCATGGCTACGGCGCCATCAAGAG GGCATTTCTTGGGAGCGTGAGCGATTACTGCGCCCACCACGCGCACTGCTCGGTGATGATAGTGAAGCAGCCAAAGCCCAAGAAATGA